The following proteins are encoded in a genomic region of Sebastes fasciatus isolate fSebFas1 chromosome 14, fSebFas1.pri, whole genome shotgun sequence:
- the arsh gene encoding arylsulfatase D isoform X2 encodes MMADDLGIGDIGCYGNDTIRTPNIDRLASEGVKLTQHIAAAPLCTPSRAAFVTGRYALRSGFGSTGSVQVLLFLGGSGGLAPSETTFAKRLQQQGYTTGLVGKWHLGVNCEHRGDHCHHPNQHGFSYYYGLPFTLFNDCVPGEGTIIMAHLQHALQNLTMLLGVGLFTLVCVRACGLFEVRLWLLVALFILSILATAVWYIPFKHLRTWNCILMRNQEVIEQPMTVETLPQRMLGEAQNFIKRNADHPFLLFFSLAHVHTPLFKTPAFAGKNRHGCYGDNLEEMDWMIGKITETVDSLGLANDTLMYFTSDHGGQLEDADSKVGQKGGWNSIYKGGKAMGGWEGGIRVPGIFRWPGRLAAGRVVDEPTSLMDLYPTLKYLAKDTQPDRQSDGYNLMPLLEGKVERSEHEFMFHYCGIYLNAARWHPPGSDSVFKVHFFTPNFSPPGAGGCYDTGICLCHGEHVTHHNPPLLYDLFHDPSESRPLTRDTEPRYAEILEQTAKAVERHRSTLTNKQVSDDTHSHADADANGGQSQMTLDKILWRPWLQPCCGTFPFCGCKEDTTDV; translated from the exons ATGATGGCGGACGACCTGGGCATCGGTGATATAGGATGCTACGGTAACGACACCATCAG GACTCCCAACATAGACAGACTTGCTTCTGAAGGGGTAAAGCTGACTCAGCACATTGCAGCTGCTCCTCTCTGCACCCCGAGCCGGGCCGCTTTTGTTACGGGGCGCTATGCACTCCGCTCAG GATTCGGTAGCACAGGCAGTGTGCAGGTGCTGCTGTTCCTTGGAGGTTCGGGTGGGCTGGCACCCAGTGAGACCACCTTCGCCAAGAGGCTGCAGCAACAAGGATACACCACCGGCCTAGTGG gtAAGTGGCACTTGGGCGTGAACTGTGAGCACAGAGGGGATCACTGCCACCATCCGAACCAACATGGCTTCAGCTACTACTACGGCCTGCCGTTCACCCTGTTCAACGACTGTGTGCCCGGAGAGGGGACTATTATCATGGCACACCTCCAGCACGCACTCCAAAATCTGACCATGTTGCTTGGAGTTGGACTTTTCACACTG GTGTGTGTCCGTGCGTGTGGCCTCTTTGAAGTCCGCCTCTGGCTACTGGTAGCACTTTTTATTCTAAGTATCCTAGCAACCGCTGTGTGGTACATACCCTTTAAACACCTTCGGACTTGGAACTGCATCCTCATGAGGAACCAAGAAGTGATCGAACAGCCAATGACAGTGGAGACATTGCCCCAGAGGATGCTGGGAGAAGCACAAAACTTTATAAAGAG gAATGCTGATCATCCATTCCTACTCTTCTTCTCATTGGCCCATGTCCACACGCCGCTCTTCAAAACCCCCGCCTTTGCTGGTAAAAATCGCCATGGTTGCTACGGTGACAACCTAGAAGAAATGGACTGGATGATCG GTAAAATTACAGAGACGGTGGACTCCCTCGGCCTAGCCAACGATACTCTGATGTACTTTACATCAGACCATGGTGGACAGCTAGAGGATGCTGACTCCAAAGTCGGCCAGAAAGGAGGCTGGAACAGCATTTATAAAG GTGGGAAAGCTATGGGCGGCTGGGAGGGGGGGATCAGAGTGCCGGGTATTTTCCGATGGCCCGGCAGACTGGCAGCTGGAAGAGTAGTGGACGAACCCACAAGCCTCATGGACCTGTACCCAACACTGAAATATTTAGCCaaggacacacaaccagacag aCAATCCGATGGCTATAACCTCATGCCACTGTTGGAGGGGAAGGTAGAGCGATCAGAGCATGAATTCATGTTCCACTACTGTGGGATCTACCTGAACGCAGCACGCTGGCACCCACCTGGAA GTGACTCCGTCTTCAAGGTGCACTTTTTCACTCCCAACTTTTCTCCCCCTGGAGCCGGTGGATGCTACGACACCGGCATCTGTCTATGCCACGGAGAACATGTGACACACCACAACCCACCGCTGCTGTACGACCTTTTCCACGATCCCTCAGAGTCCCGCCCGCTAACCCGTGATACTGAGCCGCGATATGCTGAAATCCTCGAGCAGACCGCCAAAGCTGTGGAGAGACATCGAAGTACCCTCACAAACAAGCAGGTGTCCGATGATACTCATTCACACGCCGACGCAGATGCAAACGGCGGTCAAAGTCAGATGACATTAGACAAGATTCTGTGGAGACCCTGGCTTCAGCCCTGCTGTGGGACTTTTCCATTCTGCGGCTGCAAAGAGGACACAACAGATGTTTAA
- the LOC141782819 gene encoding uncharacterized protein LOC141782819: protein MMSYLWILLLGSLLAASAKAQDDETPPTDPAVDAALDSEANAAPEVPKEAEETVPATKEETPTGSDPEPEPEAATPVVEEAEPATPAAADPQPETPAAADPEPETPAAADPEPETPAAADTEAETPAAADTEAETPAAAGTEAATTAAAEAGAEADATTKEPEAVPEVKNEEPTADVEEDATSSSGATTSKEETESEATSAADPAVAEKEETPTDPAADSETTKPVPAVVVPESAEFNLEDALRPDNNAVEDSGQSNMKTHIAEATGDVDPPEVKEASSGSVAGIISAIAVAVVGAIVGYFTYQKKKLCFKNRQEADPEVARKADTEEAQSDPQVLSTLLNSS from the exons ATGATGTCATACCTGTGGATTCTGCTATTAGGAAGCCTGCTGGCTGCAAGCGCCAAGGCACAAG ATGATGAAACCCCACCAACAGATCCAGCAGTTGATGCGGCCCTGGACTCTGAAGCAAATGCAGCGCCAGAGGTCCCAAAAGAAGCTGAGGAAACTGTCCCTGCGACAAAG GAAGAAACACCAACGGGGAGTGATCCTGAGCCTGAACCGGAAGCAGCAACTCCTGTGGTTGAAGAGGCAGAACCAGCGACTCCTGCTGCAGCAGACCCACAACCAGAGACTCCTGCTGCAGCAGACCCAGAACCAGAGACTCCTGCTGCAGCAGACCCAGAACCAGAGACTCCTGCTGCAGCTGACACAGAAGCAGAGACTCCTGCTGCAGCAGACACAGAAGCAGAGACTCCTGCTGCAGCTGGCACAGAAGCAGCGACTACTGCTGCAGCAGaagcaggagcagaagcagatgCAACAACAAAAG AGCCTGAAGCCGTTCCAGAGGTTAAGAATGAGGAACCAACAGCTGATGTAGAGGAGGACGCTACCTCAAGCAGTGGTGCAACAACCTCTAAGGAGGAG ACTGAATCTGAGGCCACATCAGCAGCAGATCCAGCTGTAgcagaaaaagaggaaacacCAACTGATCCTGCCGCCGATTCAGAAACAACAAAACCAGTCCCTGCGGTTGTTGTCCCTGAAA gtgcTGAATTTAACTTGGAAGATGCTCTGAGGCCAGATAACAATGCAGTGGAGGACTCAGGACAGAGTAACATGAAAA CACATATTGCTGAAGCCACAGGAGACG TGGACCCACCGGAAGTCAAAG AGGCCAGCTCCGGCTCTGTAGCAGGCATCATTAGTGCAATTGCCGTGGCTGTAGTGGGAGCCATCGTTGGATACTTCACCTATCAGAAGAAGAAACTGTGCTTCAAAAATAGACAGG AAGCGGATCCAGAGGTTGCACGCAAAGCTGACACAGAAGAGGCTCAGTCAGATCCCCAgg TCCTTAGCACCCTGCTGAACTCGTCCTAG
- the arsh gene encoding arylsulfatase D isoform X1 codes for MRSPLLAHLLLSLLLAAGRDVTGEKVDRKPNIVLMMADDLGIGDIGCYGNDTIRTPNIDRLASEGVKLTQHIAAAPLCTPSRAAFVTGRYALRSGFGSTGSVQVLLFLGGSGGLAPSETTFAKRLQQQGYTTGLVGKWHLGVNCEHRGDHCHHPNQHGFSYYYGLPFTLFNDCVPGEGTIIMAHLQHALQNLTMLLGVGLFTLVCVRACGLFEVRLWLLVALFILSILATAVWYIPFKHLRTWNCILMRNQEVIEQPMTVETLPQRMLGEAQNFIKRNADHPFLLFFSLAHVHTPLFKTPAFAGKNRHGCYGDNLEEMDWMIGKITETVDSLGLANDTLMYFTSDHGGQLEDADSKVGQKGGWNSIYKGGKAMGGWEGGIRVPGIFRWPGRLAAGRVVDEPTSLMDLYPTLKYLAKDTQPDRQSDGYNLMPLLEGKVERSEHEFMFHYCGIYLNAARWHPPGSDSVFKVHFFTPNFSPPGAGGCYDTGICLCHGEHVTHHNPPLLYDLFHDPSESRPLTRDTEPRYAEILEQTAKAVERHRSTLTNKQVSDDTHSHADADANGGQSQMTLDKILWRPWLQPCCGTFPFCGCKEDTTDV; via the exons ATGAG GTCCCCCCTGTTGGCAcatcttctcctctccctcctcctggcAGCGGGGAGAGATGTCACAGGGGAGAAGGTAGACAGGAAGCCCAACATTGTTCTGATGATGGCGGACGACCTGGGCATCGGTGATATAGGATGCTACGGTAACGACACCATCAG GACTCCCAACATAGACAGACTTGCTTCTGAAGGGGTAAAGCTGACTCAGCACATTGCAGCTGCTCCTCTCTGCACCCCGAGCCGGGCCGCTTTTGTTACGGGGCGCTATGCACTCCGCTCAG GATTCGGTAGCACAGGCAGTGTGCAGGTGCTGCTGTTCCTTGGAGGTTCGGGTGGGCTGGCACCCAGTGAGACCACCTTCGCCAAGAGGCTGCAGCAACAAGGATACACCACCGGCCTAGTGG gtAAGTGGCACTTGGGCGTGAACTGTGAGCACAGAGGGGATCACTGCCACCATCCGAACCAACATGGCTTCAGCTACTACTACGGCCTGCCGTTCACCCTGTTCAACGACTGTGTGCCCGGAGAGGGGACTATTATCATGGCACACCTCCAGCACGCACTCCAAAATCTGACCATGTTGCTTGGAGTTGGACTTTTCACACTG GTGTGTGTCCGTGCGTGTGGCCTCTTTGAAGTCCGCCTCTGGCTACTGGTAGCACTTTTTATTCTAAGTATCCTAGCAACCGCTGTGTGGTACATACCCTTTAAACACCTTCGGACTTGGAACTGCATCCTCATGAGGAACCAAGAAGTGATCGAACAGCCAATGACAGTGGAGACATTGCCCCAGAGGATGCTGGGAGAAGCACAAAACTTTATAAAGAG gAATGCTGATCATCCATTCCTACTCTTCTTCTCATTGGCCCATGTCCACACGCCGCTCTTCAAAACCCCCGCCTTTGCTGGTAAAAATCGCCATGGTTGCTACGGTGACAACCTAGAAGAAATGGACTGGATGATCG GTAAAATTACAGAGACGGTGGACTCCCTCGGCCTAGCCAACGATACTCTGATGTACTTTACATCAGACCATGGTGGACAGCTAGAGGATGCTGACTCCAAAGTCGGCCAGAAAGGAGGCTGGAACAGCATTTATAAAG GTGGGAAAGCTATGGGCGGCTGGGAGGGGGGGATCAGAGTGCCGGGTATTTTCCGATGGCCCGGCAGACTGGCAGCTGGAAGAGTAGTGGACGAACCCACAAGCCTCATGGACCTGTACCCAACACTGAAATATTTAGCCaaggacacacaaccagacag aCAATCCGATGGCTATAACCTCATGCCACTGTTGGAGGGGAAGGTAGAGCGATCAGAGCATGAATTCATGTTCCACTACTGTGGGATCTACCTGAACGCAGCACGCTGGCACCCACCTGGAA GTGACTCCGTCTTCAAGGTGCACTTTTTCACTCCCAACTTTTCTCCCCCTGGAGCCGGTGGATGCTACGACACCGGCATCTGTCTATGCCACGGAGAACATGTGACACACCACAACCCACCGCTGCTGTACGACCTTTTCCACGATCCCTCAGAGTCCCGCCCGCTAACCCGTGATACTGAGCCGCGATATGCTGAAATCCTCGAGCAGACCGCCAAAGCTGTGGAGAGACATCGAAGTACCCTCACAAACAAGCAGGTGTCCGATGATACTCATTCACACGCCGACGCAGATGCAAACGGCGGTCAAAGTCAGATGACATTAGACAAGATTCTGTGGAGACCCTGGCTTCAGCCCTGCTGTGGGACTTTTCCATTCTGCGGCTGCAAAGAGGACACAACAGATGTTTAA